From Anomalospiza imberbis isolate Cuckoo-Finch-1a 21T00152 chromosome 14, ASM3175350v1, whole genome shotgun sequence, a single genomic window includes:
- the TBC1D8B gene encoding TBC1 domain family member 8B isoform X2: MWLKPEEVLLKNALKLWVQERSNPYFVLQRRRGYGEEGGGGLAGSSREEITEHWEWLEHNVMKTLSVFDSNEDITSFVQGKIRGLIAEEGKDSFVREDDPEKFREGLMKFEKCFGLPEQEKLITYYSCSYWKGRVPCQGWLYLSTNFLSFYSFLLGAEIKLIISWDEISKLEKTTNVILTESIHVCSHGEDHYFSMFLHISETFLLMEQLANYAVRRLFDKETFENDPVLHDPLQITKRGLESHAHSKHFSAFFRLPKEESLKEVHECFLWVPFSHYNTHGKMCISENYICFASQDGSLCSVIIPLREVTGVDTADPANRGVSISTKGKTAFRFTEVRDFGLLVAKLRMKCNATASPQHIISTEIAAGSATDSAKDFGAGQSKMGQRDNSKTVSTEALMTVYHPQDAENLDSKMLKEKMKEQLWNILFAERGHGVSMFRTKKTRDLVVRGIPEALRGELWLLFSGAVNDMASNPGYYAELVEKSLGTCTLATDEIERDLRRSLPEHPAFQSDTGISALRRVLTAYAFRNPQIGYCQAMNILTSVLLLYAKEEEAFWLLVAVCERMLPDYFNRRIIGALVDQAVFEELIKVHLPQLTDHMTDMTFFSSVSLSWFLTLFISVLPIESAVNVVDCFFYDGIKAILQLGLAVLEYNMEKLLTCKDDAEAVTVLNRFFDSVTNKDSPLPPAVQQGSNLSDAKSDHPKVDITDLIRESNERYGDIRYEDVESLRCRNRLYVIQTLETTTKQNVLRVVSQEVKFSPSDLEELYELFKKEHFLSCYWSVNSPVLQHHDASLPYLEQYRIDCQQFRVLCHLLSPWSHCANRDSLALWTFRLMDESSNCLINFKQFACVLDTMYNGSFTDKLKFLFKLHIPPAFTEVESLSPSKGDDLSKEELIHFSQLSVSSVGDNLESDSLKSSPEKGKGKVDIQAYLKQWQDELLKKEENVKDLPRMNQSQFIQFSKTLYNLFHGDPEEELLYRAIAVVTSLLLKMEEVGRRLQSPMSPVKSPVAVTEVAAEVPRERQEENSSEQTEGCRAQSLEGNHEWSFAFEQILASLLNEPAFVRFFEKPHDIKAKIESAKNLQLKARTRV; encoded by the exons GATCCAGCAGAGAAGAAATAACAGAACATTGGGAGTGGTTAGAACACAATGTTATGAAGACTTTATCAGTATTTGATTCAAATGAAGACATTACGAGCTTTGTCCAAGGAAAGATAAGA GGTTTGATTGCTGAAGAGGGAAAAGATTCTTTTGTAAGAGAAGATGATCCTGAGAAGTTTCGTGAAGGTCTTATGAAgtttgagaagtgttttggaTTACCAGAGCAGGAGAAGTTGATTACCTACTACTCGTGCAGTTACTGGAAGGGCAGAGTGCCCTGTCAAGGATGGCTGTATCTTAGTACCAACTTCCTTAGCTTCTACTCGTTTTTACTTGGAGCAGAAA taaaactTATTATCTCCTGGGATGAAATATCAAAACTTGAGAAAACTACCAATGTGATTCTGACAGAGAGCATTCATGTGTGCTCCCATGGAGAAGATcattatttttccatgtttttgcACATTAGTGAAACATTCCTTCTCATGGAGCAGCTGGCAAACTATGCAGTTAGAAGACTTTTTGACAAGGAGACATTTGAGAATGATCCAGTCCTTCACGACCCTCTGCAGATCACCAAGAG AGGCCTGGAGAGCCATGCCCACAGTAAGCATTTTAGTGCATTCTTCAGGCTACCTAAAGAAGAGTCCTTGAAGGAAGTTCATGAGTGCTTTTTATGGGTTCCTTTCAGTCATTATAACACCCATGGGAAAATGTGCATTTCAGAAAACTACATCTGCTTTGCTAGCCAGGATGGCAGCCTGTGCAGTGTAATCATTCCATTGAGAGAG GTCACAGGGGTGGATACAGCAGATCCAGCCAACAGAGGAGTCAGCATTAGTACCAAAGGGAAAACAGCTTTTCGTTTCACAGAGGTGAGAGATTTTGGACTGCTTGTGGCAAAGCTCAGAATGAAATGCAATGCAACTGCAAGTCCACAGCACATCATAAGTACTGAG attgCAGCTGGTTCTGCCACTGACAGTGCAAAGGATTTTGGTGCAGGACAATCAAAGATGGGCCAGAGAGATAACAGCAAAACTGTCAGTACAGAAGCACTTATGACTGTCTACCATCCTCAGGATGCTGAGAACCTTGACTCTAAAATG TTGAAAGAAAAGATGAAGGAACAATTGTGGAACATCCTGTTTGCGGAACGGGGCCATGGGGTCAGTATGTTTCGAACAAAGAAGACTCGAGACCTAGTTGTAAGAGGCATCCCAGAGGCATTAAGAGGAGAACTCTGGCTGCTCTTCTCAG GTGCTGTAAATGATATGGCATCCAACCCTGGTTATTATGCTGAGTTGGTGGAGAAGTCCTTAGGAACATGCACTTTGGCTACTGATGAAATTGAGCGAGATTTACGTCGCTCCTTACCTGAACATCCTGCTTTTCAAAGTGACACAGGAATTTCTGCCCTCAGGAGAGTTCTTACAGCTTATGCATTCAGGAATCCACAAATTGGATATTGTCAG GCAATGAATATTCTGACATCAGTGCTTCTGCTGTATGCTAAAGAGGAGGAAGCATTCTGGCTTTTGGTTGCTGTGTGTGAAAGGATGCTCCCCGATTATTTCAATCGCCGAATCATTG gtgccTTGGTAGATCAGGCAGTGTTTGAGGAGCTCATCAAGGTTCACCTGCCTCAGTTGACAGACCACATGACGGACATGACTTTTTTCTCCTCGGTCTCTCTCTCCTGGTTCCTTACCCTTTTTATCAGTGTGCTGCCAATTGAAAGTGCAGTCAATGTGGTGGACTGTTTCTTCTATGATGGAATAAAGGCAATCTTGCAGCTGGGCCTTGCAGTGCTGGAATAcaacatggagaagttgctcaCTTGTAAGGATGATGCAGAAGCAGTCACTGTTCTCAACAG ATTTTTTGACAGTGTCACTAACAAAGACAGTCCTTTACCTCCAGCTGTGCAGCAGGGCTCCAACCTCAGTGATGCAAAGAGTGACCATCCAAAAGTGGACATCACTGATCTGATCCGAGAGTCAAATGAA AGATACGGTGATATTCGCTATGAGGACGTTGAGAGCTTGCGCTGCAGGAACAGGCTTTATGTGATCCAGACCTTGGAAACTACGACCAAGCAGAATGTG CTACGTGTTGTGTCTCAAGAAGTAAAATTCAGTCCTAGTGATCTTGAAGAGCTTTATGAATTATTCAAG AAGgagcattttctttcctgttacTGGAGTGTAAATAGTCCTGTCCTGCAACATCATGATGCCAGCCTGCCCTACCTTGAGCAGTACCGGATTGATTGCCAACAGTTCAGGGTTCTCTGCCATCTCCTGAGCCCCTGGTCACACTGTGCAAACAGAGACTCTCTGGCTCTGTGGACATTCCGACTGATGGATGAGAGTTCCAACTGCCTTATAAACTTCAAACAATTTGCCTGTGTTCTTG ATACGATGTATAATGGAAGCTTCACTGACAAACTCAAGTTTCTTTTTAAGTTGCACATCCCTCCAG CTTTTACTGAAGTAGAATCTCTAAGCCCTTCCAAAGGGGATGATCTTTCAAAAGAAGAACTGATCCACTTCAGCCAACTCAGTG TTTCATCTGTTGGGGATAATCTTGAAAGTGATTCTTTGAAGAGCAGCCcagaaaaag ggaaggggaaggttGATATTCAGGCATATCTGAAGCAATGGCAAGATGAACTtcttaaaaaggaagaaaatgtcaAGGATTTGCCAAGAATGAATCAG TCTCAGTTCATCCAGTTCTCAAAAACTCTCTACAATCTGTTCCATGGGGATCCTGAGGAGGAGCTCTTGTATCGGGCTATCGCGGTGGTGACCAGCCTCCTGCTGAAAATGGAAGAAGTTGGCAGAAGACTGCAGAGTCCCATGTCACCTGTCAAAAGTCCAGTTGCTGTTACAGAAGTGGCTGCTGAAGTGCCCagagagaggcaggaggaaAACAGCTCTGAGCAGACTGAAGGCTGTAGAGCACAGAGTTTAGAAGGGAACCATGAATGGTCTTTTGCCTTTGAGCAGATTCTGGCATCCTTATTAAATGAACCAGCCTTTGTGAGATTTTTTGAAAAACCTCATGACATAAAAGCTAAAATAGAGAGTGCTAAAAATTTACAACTTAAAGCAAGAACCAGAGTGtaa
- the TBC1D8B gene encoding TBC1 domain family member 8B isoform X1, which translates to MWLKPEEVLLKNALKLWVQERSNPYFVLQRRRGYGEEGGGGLAGLLVGTLDAVLDSTSKVAPFRILHQTPDSQVYWSIACGSSREEITEHWEWLEHNVMKTLSVFDSNEDITSFVQGKIRGLIAEEGKDSFVREDDPEKFREGLMKFEKCFGLPEQEKLITYYSCSYWKGRVPCQGWLYLSTNFLSFYSFLLGAEIKLIISWDEISKLEKTTNVILTESIHVCSHGEDHYFSMFLHISETFLLMEQLANYAVRRLFDKETFENDPVLHDPLQITKRGLESHAHSKHFSAFFRLPKEESLKEVHECFLWVPFSHYNTHGKMCISENYICFASQDGSLCSVIIPLREVTGVDTADPANRGVSISTKGKTAFRFTEVRDFGLLVAKLRMKCNATASPQHIISTEIAAGSATDSAKDFGAGQSKMGQRDNSKTVSTEALMTVYHPQDAENLDSKMLKEKMKEQLWNILFAERGHGVSMFRTKKTRDLVVRGIPEALRGELWLLFSGAVNDMASNPGYYAELVEKSLGTCTLATDEIERDLRRSLPEHPAFQSDTGISALRRVLTAYAFRNPQIGYCQAMNILTSVLLLYAKEEEAFWLLVAVCERMLPDYFNRRIIGALVDQAVFEELIKVHLPQLTDHMTDMTFFSSVSLSWFLTLFISVLPIESAVNVVDCFFYDGIKAILQLGLAVLEYNMEKLLTCKDDAEAVTVLNRFFDSVTNKDSPLPPAVQQGSNLSDAKSDHPKVDITDLIRESNERYGDIRYEDVESLRCRNRLYVIQTLETTTKQNVLRVVSQEVKFSPSDLEELYELFKKEHFLSCYWSVNSPVLQHHDASLPYLEQYRIDCQQFRVLCHLLSPWSHCANRDSLALWTFRLMDESSNCLINFKQFACVLDTMYNGSFTDKLKFLFKLHIPPAFTEVESLSPSKGDDLSKEELIHFSQLSVSSVGDNLESDSLKSSPEKGKGKVDIQAYLKQWQDELLKKEENVKDLPRMNQSQFIQFSKTLYNLFHGDPEEELLYRAIAVVTSLLLKMEEVGRRLQSPMSPVKSPVAVTEVAAEVPRERQEENSSEQTEGCRAQSLEGNHEWSFAFEQILASLLNEPAFVRFFEKPHDIKAKIESAKNLQLKARTRV; encoded by the exons GTCTCCTTGTGGGAACGTTGGATGCCGTGTTGGACTCTACGTCGAAAGTCGCCCCGTTCCGCATCCTGCATCAGACCCCCGACTCCCAGGTCTACTGGTCCATCGCGTGCG GATCCAGCAGAGAAGAAATAACAGAACATTGGGAGTGGTTAGAACACAATGTTATGAAGACTTTATCAGTATTTGATTCAAATGAAGACATTACGAGCTTTGTCCAAGGAAAGATAAGA GGTTTGATTGCTGAAGAGGGAAAAGATTCTTTTGTAAGAGAAGATGATCCTGAGAAGTTTCGTGAAGGTCTTATGAAgtttgagaagtgttttggaTTACCAGAGCAGGAGAAGTTGATTACCTACTACTCGTGCAGTTACTGGAAGGGCAGAGTGCCCTGTCAAGGATGGCTGTATCTTAGTACCAACTTCCTTAGCTTCTACTCGTTTTTACTTGGAGCAGAAA taaaactTATTATCTCCTGGGATGAAATATCAAAACTTGAGAAAACTACCAATGTGATTCTGACAGAGAGCATTCATGTGTGCTCCCATGGAGAAGATcattatttttccatgtttttgcACATTAGTGAAACATTCCTTCTCATGGAGCAGCTGGCAAACTATGCAGTTAGAAGACTTTTTGACAAGGAGACATTTGAGAATGATCCAGTCCTTCACGACCCTCTGCAGATCACCAAGAG AGGCCTGGAGAGCCATGCCCACAGTAAGCATTTTAGTGCATTCTTCAGGCTACCTAAAGAAGAGTCCTTGAAGGAAGTTCATGAGTGCTTTTTATGGGTTCCTTTCAGTCATTATAACACCCATGGGAAAATGTGCATTTCAGAAAACTACATCTGCTTTGCTAGCCAGGATGGCAGCCTGTGCAGTGTAATCATTCCATTGAGAGAG GTCACAGGGGTGGATACAGCAGATCCAGCCAACAGAGGAGTCAGCATTAGTACCAAAGGGAAAACAGCTTTTCGTTTCACAGAGGTGAGAGATTTTGGACTGCTTGTGGCAAAGCTCAGAATGAAATGCAATGCAACTGCAAGTCCACAGCACATCATAAGTACTGAG attgCAGCTGGTTCTGCCACTGACAGTGCAAAGGATTTTGGTGCAGGACAATCAAAGATGGGCCAGAGAGATAACAGCAAAACTGTCAGTACAGAAGCACTTATGACTGTCTACCATCCTCAGGATGCTGAGAACCTTGACTCTAAAATG TTGAAAGAAAAGATGAAGGAACAATTGTGGAACATCCTGTTTGCGGAACGGGGCCATGGGGTCAGTATGTTTCGAACAAAGAAGACTCGAGACCTAGTTGTAAGAGGCATCCCAGAGGCATTAAGAGGAGAACTCTGGCTGCTCTTCTCAG GTGCTGTAAATGATATGGCATCCAACCCTGGTTATTATGCTGAGTTGGTGGAGAAGTCCTTAGGAACATGCACTTTGGCTACTGATGAAATTGAGCGAGATTTACGTCGCTCCTTACCTGAACATCCTGCTTTTCAAAGTGACACAGGAATTTCTGCCCTCAGGAGAGTTCTTACAGCTTATGCATTCAGGAATCCACAAATTGGATATTGTCAG GCAATGAATATTCTGACATCAGTGCTTCTGCTGTATGCTAAAGAGGAGGAAGCATTCTGGCTTTTGGTTGCTGTGTGTGAAAGGATGCTCCCCGATTATTTCAATCGCCGAATCATTG gtgccTTGGTAGATCAGGCAGTGTTTGAGGAGCTCATCAAGGTTCACCTGCCTCAGTTGACAGACCACATGACGGACATGACTTTTTTCTCCTCGGTCTCTCTCTCCTGGTTCCTTACCCTTTTTATCAGTGTGCTGCCAATTGAAAGTGCAGTCAATGTGGTGGACTGTTTCTTCTATGATGGAATAAAGGCAATCTTGCAGCTGGGCCTTGCAGTGCTGGAATAcaacatggagaagttgctcaCTTGTAAGGATGATGCAGAAGCAGTCACTGTTCTCAACAG ATTTTTTGACAGTGTCACTAACAAAGACAGTCCTTTACCTCCAGCTGTGCAGCAGGGCTCCAACCTCAGTGATGCAAAGAGTGACCATCCAAAAGTGGACATCACTGATCTGATCCGAGAGTCAAATGAA AGATACGGTGATATTCGCTATGAGGACGTTGAGAGCTTGCGCTGCAGGAACAGGCTTTATGTGATCCAGACCTTGGAAACTACGACCAAGCAGAATGTG CTACGTGTTGTGTCTCAAGAAGTAAAATTCAGTCCTAGTGATCTTGAAGAGCTTTATGAATTATTCAAG AAGgagcattttctttcctgttacTGGAGTGTAAATAGTCCTGTCCTGCAACATCATGATGCCAGCCTGCCCTACCTTGAGCAGTACCGGATTGATTGCCAACAGTTCAGGGTTCTCTGCCATCTCCTGAGCCCCTGGTCACACTGTGCAAACAGAGACTCTCTGGCTCTGTGGACATTCCGACTGATGGATGAGAGTTCCAACTGCCTTATAAACTTCAAACAATTTGCCTGTGTTCTTG ATACGATGTATAATGGAAGCTTCACTGACAAACTCAAGTTTCTTTTTAAGTTGCACATCCCTCCAG CTTTTACTGAAGTAGAATCTCTAAGCCCTTCCAAAGGGGATGATCTTTCAAAAGAAGAACTGATCCACTTCAGCCAACTCAGTG TTTCATCTGTTGGGGATAATCTTGAAAGTGATTCTTTGAAGAGCAGCCcagaaaaag ggaaggggaaggttGATATTCAGGCATATCTGAAGCAATGGCAAGATGAACTtcttaaaaaggaagaaaatgtcaAGGATTTGCCAAGAATGAATCAG TCTCAGTTCATCCAGTTCTCAAAAACTCTCTACAATCTGTTCCATGGGGATCCTGAGGAGGAGCTCTTGTATCGGGCTATCGCGGTGGTGACCAGCCTCCTGCTGAAAATGGAAGAAGTTGGCAGAAGACTGCAGAGTCCCATGTCACCTGTCAAAAGTCCAGTTGCTGTTACAGAAGTGGCTGCTGAAGTGCCCagagagaggcaggaggaaAACAGCTCTGAGCAGACTGAAGGCTGTAGAGCACAGAGTTTAGAAGGGAACCATGAATGGTCTTTTGCCTTTGAGCAGATTCTGGCATCCTTATTAAATGAACCAGCCTTTGTGAGATTTTTTGAAAAACCTCATGACATAAAAGCTAAAATAGAGAGTGCTAAAAATTTACAACTTAAAGCAAGAACCAGAGTGtaa
- the TBC1D8B gene encoding TBC1 domain family member 8B isoform X3: MWLKPEEVLLKNALKLWVQERSNPYFVLQRRRGYGEEGGGGLAGLLVGTLDAVLDSTSKVAPFRILHQTPDSQVYWSIACGSSREEITEHWEWLEHNVMKTLSVFDSNEDITSFVQGKIRGLIAEEGKDSFVREDDPEKFREGLMKFEKCFGLPEQEKLITYYSCSYWKGRVPCQGWLYLSTNFLSFYSFLLGAEIKLIISWDEISKLEKTTNVILTESIHVCSHGEDHYFSMFLHISETFLLMEQLANYAVRRLFDKETFENDPVLHDPLQITKRGLESHAHSKHFSAFFRLPKEESLKEVHECFLWVPFSHYNTHGKMCISENYICFASQDGSLCSVIIPLREVTGVDTADPANRGVSISTKGKTAFRFTEVRDFGLLVAKLRMKCNATASPQHIISTEIAAGSATDSAKDFGAGQSKMGQRDNSKTVSTEALMTVYHPQDAENLDSKMLKEKMKEQLWNILFAERGHGVSMFRTKKTRDLVVRGIPEALRGELWLLFSGAVNDMASNPGYYAELVEKSLGTCTLATDEIERDLRRSLPEHPAFQSDTGISALRRVLTAYAFRNPQIGYCQAMNILTSVLLLYAKEEEAFWLLVAVCERMLPDYFNRRIIGALVDQAVFEELIKVHLPQLTDHMTDMTFFSSVSLSWFLTLFISVLPIESAVNVVDCFFYDGIKAILQLGLAVLEYNMEKLLTCKDDAEAVTVLNRFFDSVTNKDSPLPPAVQQGSNLSDAKSDHPKVDITDLIRESNERYGDIRYEDVESLRCRNRLYVIQTLETTTKQNVLRVVSQEVKFSPSDLEELYELFKKEHFLSCYWSVNSPVLQHHDASLPYLEQYRIDCQQFRVLCHLLSPWSHCANRDSLALWTFRLMDESSNCLINFKQFACVLDTMYNGSFTDKLKFLFKLHIPPAFTEVESLSPSKGDDLSKEELIHFSQLSESMQILPCGFFLT, translated from the exons GTCTCCTTGTGGGAACGTTGGATGCCGTGTTGGACTCTACGTCGAAAGTCGCCCCGTTCCGCATCCTGCATCAGACCCCCGACTCCCAGGTCTACTGGTCCATCGCGTGCG GATCCAGCAGAGAAGAAATAACAGAACATTGGGAGTGGTTAGAACACAATGTTATGAAGACTTTATCAGTATTTGATTCAAATGAAGACATTACGAGCTTTGTCCAAGGAAAGATAAGA GGTTTGATTGCTGAAGAGGGAAAAGATTCTTTTGTAAGAGAAGATGATCCTGAGAAGTTTCGTGAAGGTCTTATGAAgtttgagaagtgttttggaTTACCAGAGCAGGAGAAGTTGATTACCTACTACTCGTGCAGTTACTGGAAGGGCAGAGTGCCCTGTCAAGGATGGCTGTATCTTAGTACCAACTTCCTTAGCTTCTACTCGTTTTTACTTGGAGCAGAAA taaaactTATTATCTCCTGGGATGAAATATCAAAACTTGAGAAAACTACCAATGTGATTCTGACAGAGAGCATTCATGTGTGCTCCCATGGAGAAGATcattatttttccatgtttttgcACATTAGTGAAACATTCCTTCTCATGGAGCAGCTGGCAAACTATGCAGTTAGAAGACTTTTTGACAAGGAGACATTTGAGAATGATCCAGTCCTTCACGACCCTCTGCAGATCACCAAGAG AGGCCTGGAGAGCCATGCCCACAGTAAGCATTTTAGTGCATTCTTCAGGCTACCTAAAGAAGAGTCCTTGAAGGAAGTTCATGAGTGCTTTTTATGGGTTCCTTTCAGTCATTATAACACCCATGGGAAAATGTGCATTTCAGAAAACTACATCTGCTTTGCTAGCCAGGATGGCAGCCTGTGCAGTGTAATCATTCCATTGAGAGAG GTCACAGGGGTGGATACAGCAGATCCAGCCAACAGAGGAGTCAGCATTAGTACCAAAGGGAAAACAGCTTTTCGTTTCACAGAGGTGAGAGATTTTGGACTGCTTGTGGCAAAGCTCAGAATGAAATGCAATGCAACTGCAAGTCCACAGCACATCATAAGTACTGAG attgCAGCTGGTTCTGCCACTGACAGTGCAAAGGATTTTGGTGCAGGACAATCAAAGATGGGCCAGAGAGATAACAGCAAAACTGTCAGTACAGAAGCACTTATGACTGTCTACCATCCTCAGGATGCTGAGAACCTTGACTCTAAAATG TTGAAAGAAAAGATGAAGGAACAATTGTGGAACATCCTGTTTGCGGAACGGGGCCATGGGGTCAGTATGTTTCGAACAAAGAAGACTCGAGACCTAGTTGTAAGAGGCATCCCAGAGGCATTAAGAGGAGAACTCTGGCTGCTCTTCTCAG GTGCTGTAAATGATATGGCATCCAACCCTGGTTATTATGCTGAGTTGGTGGAGAAGTCCTTAGGAACATGCACTTTGGCTACTGATGAAATTGAGCGAGATTTACGTCGCTCCTTACCTGAACATCCTGCTTTTCAAAGTGACACAGGAATTTCTGCCCTCAGGAGAGTTCTTACAGCTTATGCATTCAGGAATCCACAAATTGGATATTGTCAG GCAATGAATATTCTGACATCAGTGCTTCTGCTGTATGCTAAAGAGGAGGAAGCATTCTGGCTTTTGGTTGCTGTGTGTGAAAGGATGCTCCCCGATTATTTCAATCGCCGAATCATTG gtgccTTGGTAGATCAGGCAGTGTTTGAGGAGCTCATCAAGGTTCACCTGCCTCAGTTGACAGACCACATGACGGACATGACTTTTTTCTCCTCGGTCTCTCTCTCCTGGTTCCTTACCCTTTTTATCAGTGTGCTGCCAATTGAAAGTGCAGTCAATGTGGTGGACTGTTTCTTCTATGATGGAATAAAGGCAATCTTGCAGCTGGGCCTTGCAGTGCTGGAATAcaacatggagaagttgctcaCTTGTAAGGATGATGCAGAAGCAGTCACTGTTCTCAACAG ATTTTTTGACAGTGTCACTAACAAAGACAGTCCTTTACCTCCAGCTGTGCAGCAGGGCTCCAACCTCAGTGATGCAAAGAGTGACCATCCAAAAGTGGACATCACTGATCTGATCCGAGAGTCAAATGAA AGATACGGTGATATTCGCTATGAGGACGTTGAGAGCTTGCGCTGCAGGAACAGGCTTTATGTGATCCAGACCTTGGAAACTACGACCAAGCAGAATGTG CTACGTGTTGTGTCTCAAGAAGTAAAATTCAGTCCTAGTGATCTTGAAGAGCTTTATGAATTATTCAAG AAGgagcattttctttcctgttacTGGAGTGTAAATAGTCCTGTCCTGCAACATCATGATGCCAGCCTGCCCTACCTTGAGCAGTACCGGATTGATTGCCAACAGTTCAGGGTTCTCTGCCATCTCCTGAGCCCCTGGTCACACTGTGCAAACAGAGACTCTCTGGCTCTGTGGACATTCCGACTGATGGATGAGAGTTCCAACTGCCTTATAAACTTCAAACAATTTGCCTGTGTTCTTG ATACGATGTATAATGGAAGCTTCACTGACAAACTCAAGTTTCTTTTTAAGTTGCACATCCCTCCAG CTTTTACTGAAGTAGAATCTCTAAGCCCTTCCAAAGGGGATGATCTTTCAAAAGAAGAACTGATCCACTTCAGCCAACTCAGTG AAAGCATGCAGATTTTACCATGTGGTTTCTTCTTGACCTAA